ATGAACCTGAAAGAGATCCATGTGTTCCTGATGGTCAGCACCACCCGCAGCCTGACGCAGGCGGCCCGCCGGCTGGAGATGACGCCGATGACGGTGTCACGCCGACTGGCGGCGCTGGAGGAGACGCTCGGCGTCCGGCTGCTGCACCGCACCACCCGCGCCATCTCCCTGACGCCGGAGGGCGAGGCTTTCCTGCCCTATGCCCATACGCTGGCCGAGGCGGAACAGGGCGCGCTCGGCCTCTTTTCGCCGCAGCAACAGGGCGCGAGCGGGCTGCTGCGCATTACCGCGCCGTCAGGGTTTGGCCGTCGCACCATCATGCCGCTGCTGCCCGCGCTGCTCACCGCCAACCCGGCGCTGCGCATCGACCTGCAATTGAGTGATGAGATCACGGACATCGTTGGGCTGGGCTATGACGTGGCGATCCGCATCGCCCCGCTGCGCGACTCCAACCTGATTGCCCGCAAGATTGCCGACAATCCACGCATCCTCTGCGCGGCCCCGTCCTATCTGGAGCGACATAACGCGCCGAGGGTGTTGCAGGATCTGGCGCACCACGCCTGCTTGCGGCTGACCAATGTGTTGCAGTGGAGTTTTCTGGATGGGGAGCAGCCCACCAGCATCAGCGTGGAGGGGCGGTTCAGCAGCAGCAACGTGGAGGGGGTGCGGGCGCTCTGCACCGCCGGGATGGGGCTGGCGCAGCTCACCGCCTGGGACGTGCGCGATGAGCTACACCGTGGGGAGCTGGTGGCGATCGCGCTGGAGGATGTTAGCCCGCAGAAGCTGGCGATTTGGGCGCTGTTCCCCTCCCACCGCTACCTGCCCACGCGGGTGACGCTGTTTCTGGATGCGCTCCAGCGGTCGATGGGCGAGACGGTTTAGGCCGATGGCGCGGCGATAATCAGCTCAATGCCCTTCTCGCGCAAACGCTCGGCGGTGGCCTCCGGCAGGTCGCTGTCGGTGATCAGCACGTCCACCGCGTCCAGCTGGCAGACCACGTTCGGGCTTTTGCGGCCAAATTTGGAGGCGTCCACCAGCAGGATGATCTTCTGCGCGGCGCGGCACATCGCCTGACTGACGGCAAACACCTCGTTGAAGGTGGTGACGCCTGCCTCCAGATCGACGCCGTCCGCGCCGATAAACAGCTTGTCAAAGCTGAAGTGGCTGAATGCCGACTCCGCCAGACTGCCGTGGAAGGAGGCGGAGGTGCTGCGGTAGGTGCCGCCCGGCATCAGAATCACCTGATCGTTGTCCAGCTCCACCAGCTCATTGACGATGCTCAGGCTGTTGGTCATCACGGTGAGCGTGTTGAACTGCGCCAAATGCGGCACCATCTGCAACACCGTACTGCCAGCGTCAAAAATCAGCGAGTCGCCCTCGTTGATCAGCGCGGCGGCCTCGGCGGCGATGCGCCTCTTCTTCTCAATATTGATTAACGTCTTGCGGTCGATGGGCTGGTCCCCCTCATCCCGATTCAGCATCACCCCGCCATAGGTGCGGATCACCGCTCCCTCCTGCTGCAACAGGGAGAGATCCTTGCGGATGGTGGTGCCCGTGGTGGCGAAGTGCACCGTAAGCTCCTCTACGGTGGTGCGGCCCCGCCCCTGGAGGTATTCGAGTATCTGTGCCTGACGCTGTTTTGGTTTCATTAAGCGGCCCTTTCAATCCTGACGTTTCCCAGCGGCATGGGCGGCCCGAATCGGGCGCGCAGACTGGGATAAGCTTTCAAAATGAAAGGTATCATCTTTTATTTAAAATCGCTAACGCCAGAGCGTCCGAGAGCGCCGGGTGATGCGGAAAGAGTGACGGCGGATCAATTTGCGCCAGCGGCAGGCCCATCACTTCCGTTAAGGGGCGTGGCTGGGCGAACACGGTCAGGCCGCGCAGCATAAAGCTGCCATTGACCCGGTCATCCTCATCCAGACTGACGGCCACCACCACCCGTGGGGCGAAGCGACCGCCCGCACGGCCAATGCCGACCCGCCCCTGTGCCGCCAGCGTGGAGAGCGCCCGGTTGAAGCGCCGGATTTGCAGCCACCCGAGGCCAATCTGCCCCAACCACGCCAGCATGGCGCAGAGGATTAACGCGTTGACTGATGCCACTCCCTACCTCCTGAAAACAACGGCAGCACGCGGCTGCCGGATGGGTCAGAACATCACCTGTCCACCGGTGACATTGATGGACTGGCCGGTGCAGTAGGCGGCCTTCTCGCTGGCGTAGAACAGCAGGATGTTCAGCACGTCCTGATAGTCGCAGCCCCGCTTGAGCGGCACCTTGTCGATGTAGTGCTGCTCCACCTGCCCCGGCGCGAGGCCGAGTTTCTCCGCATATTGTGGGATCAGCGACTGGAACATCGGCGACTTGAGCAGGTTGCCCAGCATCAGCGAGTGGACGGTGATGCCATACTCCGCCAGATCCAGCGCCAGTGATTGGGTCAGCCCCACGCCACCAAATTTGGCGGCGCTGTAGCCGGAGTTGTGTTTGCTGCCCACTTTGCCGGACTTGGAGTTGATCTGGATAATCCGCCCGCCGTTGCCGTCGCGGATCATCAGCTTGGAGAACTCTCTGGCACAGAGGAAGTACCCGACCAGATTGACCTGTAAGGAGAGGTCAAAATCATTCAGCATAAACTGGGTGATGGGCGCGGCACGGGCGACGCCCGCGCTGTAGACCAGCAGATCGCTGCGCCCAAAGGTTTCATCCACTGCCCGCGCCAGCGCCATGACGCTCTCTTCATCCGTGGCATCCACGCGCAACCCCACCGCGCGCCCCGCGCCGTAACGCTGGTTGATCTCCTCCGCCAGCGCGTGGGCATTGCCGACATTCAGATCGGCAATCGCGACCCGATACCCCTCTTTTGCCAGCCCCTCACTCAGGAAAGCCCCCAGTGTCTGACCACCCCCGATGACTACTGCAACCTGATTCATTTTAATCTCCTGATTAATCGCTCAATACACGAAAGGTCTGGCCCGGTGCGATGGTACGCGGCAGGGTGCCAGCGACATGCACGCAGCCCGGAAACTCAGCCACCGCTGCCCCATCAAAGCGCAGGGTGATGTGTCCCAGCTCACGCAGGTTTTGCGTTGCCACCTCGCCCACCGCCGTGACCGGGTAACGCTGCTCACCGATGGCAACCACTGCACCGGCCGCGACTGGCCCGCCTTGGTTGATGGCTGGCCGGTGGATAAAGCAGTACTCCGCCACCTCTTGCGGCGCGCCCTCGCCAAAGGTGATAAGGAAGTTCTCCTCCAGCGACTCACGCGCGCAGGCACCGACGGCGGTAAAGGTGGATTCATAAAGGGTTTGCATGGTCACTCCTGTTTACGATTGATAGATAAAGCCGGACACCGCCCACGCCAGCAGGACAGTGGGCGCGCCGGTCAGGAAGCGCCCCACCAGCACCGAGGGCACGCCCACCCGCACCGTCTCCTGCTTGGCGTTCGCCAGCGACAGGCCGACCGGGATGAAGTCACAGGCCGCCTGCGCATTGATGGCGAACAGCGCTGGCAGTGCCAAATGCGGCGGGATATTGCCAAGGCCAATCTGCACGCCGACCAGCACGCCGATGATTTGTGAAATCACCGAGCCGGGGCCAAGGAACGGCGACAACAGCGGGAAGGAGCAGATCAGCGCCAGCGTCACCAGCCCCACCGGGCTGCTGGCAAGCGGCGTCAGGCCGTGCGCCAGCAGATCCCCCAGCCCGGAGGCCATGATGATGCCGATCAGCGCCGCCACGAAGGCCATGAACGGCAGGATGGTTTTGATCACGGTGTCGATGGTTTCGCGCCCGGCCTGAAAGAAGACCGCCACCACCGAGCCAACGCCCATGCCCACCTTGGCGAGCAGGCCGTCGCTCTGCTCAGTGATCTTTTTGCTGCTGTCATACTCCCGCCCGGTGGCCGGGGCGCGCTCCGGCACCGGCCGCAGCGCGGGCGCATCGGCGTCATTGGCCGCGCGGATGTCCGTGGCGCGCACGCCGGAGACATAGATGTCCTCGGTGATGAACTGCGCCAGCGGGCCGGATTTGCCGGTAGCGTGGATATTGATGGTCGGGATACGGCGTTTCGGGTAGAGGCCGCAGCGCAGCGTCCCGCCGCAGTCGATCACCGCCACGCCAATCTCCTCCAGCGGCGGCTCGCCCTCCTTGAAGCCGTCCACCGCTTCCCAGCCGGTCAGCTCGCGCAGCCGATCGACGATGGCTGGCCGGGAGCCGGCGGTGACGTAGACAATTTTTTTGCCGGGGGTGGCGTTCAGGAACAGTGGGCCGCCCCAGCCGCTCTCGCCCTTGTGAATCTCAATGGTGTTGGCCATGTTGCACTCCGCGCTTAAAGACGAACCTGGCGTTCAAGCTGCACGCCCATTTTCCGTTCAAAGTAGGTGGTGGTGAGGTCAGTGACCCAGCCACGGAAGAAGTTCGAGACCATGCCGACCAGCAGGTAACTGATCGCCAGCGGGCCGAGCGGCAGGTTCAGCGTGGTCAGGCCGCTGGCGATGCCAAGGTAGACAAACAGCTCACCGGGATTGATGTGTGGAAACAGGCCGTTCATGGAGTGGCAACTGTAGGAGGCCGCCGCGTAGTAGCTGGGCTTATAGCGCTCTGGCATGAATTTGCCCAAGCTGTGGGTCATCGGGTTGCAGAAGACAAAGGTGCCGAAAGTCGGCAGCAGCAGGTAGCGTGACACCGGGTTGCCAGCGCAACGCTGCGCCAGTGCCTCGATCCGGCGCTGGCCGACAAACACGATCAGCGCATTCATGATCACCAGCAGGCTGATCAGCAGCGGCAGGATGCCAGTCACCATGCCAAGGAACACCTCCCCGCCCTTCTGGAACAGCCCGATAAACCACTCGGCGCCGTGCGTAATACTTTCAATCATTGTGAAACTCCTTCGCGTAGGGAACAGCTGAAGATTCTTATTCACCGCGAAGATAAGTTAGATCAGAAACCGAGCATAAAAAAGCATTCAGATCACAAAACGACACCAAAAACTTTTATTTTGAAAGATTAAATGAAAGGTAAAATCTTTCATCTTTCATTTGGGTGGTCTGATTGACGCAATTTTCGCCGCTATCGCATTTATGGCGAAGCGGTTACTATTCACCATAAGGATGAATGGAGGAGAGAAGCCATGTGGCGCAGGAAGAGAAGCGTGGAGTATCAGTTTGGCGAGGCCATGCAGGCCCATGCGGCGGCGCATCACCTGACACTGGATGCTGACCAGCAGGTGTTGATTGCGCACCTGGCGCAACTGGTGGAGGGTTTTCTGGCTGGCGCACCGCCGTTTGATGGCCTCTACGTTTGGGGGCGGCCGGGGCGCGGCAAGAGCTTTATCGTCGATTACCTGTTTGCCACCGCGCCCATCGCCAGCAAAAAGCGCGTGCACTTCCATGCCTTCTTCCGTGATCTGCACCGGCAGATGGCGGTCACCGGCAAATCGCTGGAGCAGGTACTGGCGACCGAGTTAAAGGGGTGCGAACTGCTCTGCTTTGACGAGTTTCACCTCAATGACATTGGCGACGCCATGCTGATCAAGCAGTTGCTGGAGCAGGTGTTCCAGCGCCGGATGCTGCTGATTGCCACCTCCAACCAGCCGCCCGATGGGCTGCTCGCCAACCCGCTCTACCACGCCCGCTTCCTGCCCGGCATCGCGCTGATCAAACAGCATATGGATGTGGTGTCACTCAATGGCGAAACGGACTACCGCACTCACCAGAGTGAGACGCACGGGGATTTCAGCCAGGGCGGCTACCTGTTGCCCGGCACTTCGGCGCAGCGTGATGCCCTCCAGCTTCCGTCGCCAGCGGCGGAGCCAACGCCGGTGCCGGTCGGCAGCCGCACGCTCTTTACCCTCTCCCCGCCCGACGCCTTTTTGCACTTTGCGTTTGCGGCGCTGTGCGACGCGCCCACCGCCATCATGGACTACCTCACGCTGTGCGAAACCTATCACCAGTGGGTGATTGAGGATCTGCCGCCGCTGGGCACGGTCTCCCCGGCGGTGCAGCAGCGGTTTATCAACGTGATTGACGTGCTGTATGAACAGCAGTGCCGCCTGTTTATCACCTCCACCTGCCCGCTGGCACAGCTTGGCGAGGGCGTGGAGCTGACCGATATCCAGCGCACGCTGAGCCGGTTGTCGCAATTACCACTGTTGACCGCCTGACGCAAAGGTGTCGCCCTTGGCGACTTATTGCTGTCATTAATGTCTGCAATAATCACCCATTGTTGGCATAAATAAGTATGTTGTAATTATTTGCAGGGTAATGCTTCGCCACCGATTTTCCCGGTGGTTGCTACACTTACCCCTTTAACCGAAGGAGCCATCCATGAAACGCGTACAACTGATTGAGACCGTGCTGATTGGTGAAGACAACCACCCCAGCCATAAATATGAAATCTACGGCACCGATAAACAGACCCCGGAGTACGCGCTGATCCTGGAGCGCCAGCCCGATGGCCATAGCTGGGTGGAGAGCCATGAGACGCTGAGCCTGACCGTGCAGGAGGAGAAACAGGAGGCCAGTAGCACCATGGACTATGGCTACAGCGACAGCGCACCGGCGCTGCGCGATTTGGTGGGTGAGGCCATCGAGCGTTGCGAGTCGCACTGGCAGGAGCACGGCAACACCAAACACTGAGGCCCGGCTCCCGCTGCTAAGGTTTGAGCCAGCGCTCAAACCACTCAAATACCGCCTGCTGTTGCGGGCGGTCAAACCGGTGGCCCAGCCCCGGCCAGAGGCGCGTGTCGAGCCGCTCCGGCACCTGCTGGGAAGCCCAGACGCGCGCCACCTTTTCATAGCCTGCCCTGACCGCTTCCGGCGGGAACATGGCGTCCTCTTCCCCATTGATCAACAGCAGTGGCCGCGGTGCGGCCAGCGCGGCGATGTCCGGGATATCAAGTTGCGCCGGGATGCCGGGATGGACGGTGTAGAAGGCTGACTGCCCGCGCAGCAAATTATTGCCCGGCGCGATCAGCCCCGGATAGCTACCGAACCAGCCGAGGGCGGCGGTGGCAGCGGCCTGCTCGGAGAGCGCCGCCAGTTGCCAGGCGCGGAACCCGCCCAGCGAGAAGCCCAGCACGCCGACGCGCTGTGGATCGACGCCTGACAGCGAAGCCAAAAATGCCAGCGCGCGCATATCCTCATAGGCCACCTCCCCGGCCAGCGATCGCCCCAGACAGAAGTAGTTGCAGGCCAACGCCTGCTGCTGCTCGTAGCTTAACGGGCCGCGCTCGCCCCAGCCGCGCATATCCACCGCCAGCACGACGTACCCACGTTTCGCCAGCTCGTCCCCGATAAAGCGCCCGCTGTAGTAGCGATCCGCCCAGAGGTGGGCGGCGGCCAGCTGCGCGCGGTCGCCCCACGGACGGATCAGCTTCTCTTTACCGATGCTGAACTCCGCGCCATGATCGTGCAGCAGCAGCACCGCCGGGCGCGGGCCGGGACGGTTGGGGCGCAGCAACAGCGCCGGGACGCGGCTCTCGTCGGTAATGTTGAAGTGGATCTTGCGGGCGCGGTAGCTGCCGCGTGGCTGGTCATCCACCAGCCTCGGCTGGAAGGGGCGGTGCGACTCCGGCATCAGCAGGGCGGCGCGCAGCGTCTGTCGCGTCTGCGCGCGCCACTCGGCGAAGTCCTCAAACTGGTTGGCGAGCCAGGAGCCGGGATAGGTGTTCTGCGCCGCAATCTGTGCGTAGTGGCCCGGCAGGCACCCTTCAACAATCCCCGGCGTGGGGGGCAGTGGCGGCATGGCAGCCTCCCTCTTGATGGAAAAGCGCTAAGCAATAACAAATTTTGCCGCTGGAAGAAACGCAAAAAAAACGGCCCTCCACAGGGAGGGCCGTTGTCAGGGTCACAACGCGTGGACGATTACTTATCCAGTGCGTAAGCGATCACGTAGTCACCACGATCCGGGGACTGGCGTGCGCCGCCCGCGGAGATCAGGATGTACTGCTTGCCGGTGGTCGGTGAGACGTAGCTCATCGGGCCACCCTGGCTGCCCACAGGCAGACGCGCTTTCCACACTTCCTTACCGGTGGAGGAGTCAAACGCACGCAGGTAGTAGTCCTGCGTACCGGCGATGAACACCAGACCACCTTGGGTTGCCAGCGTGCCACCCAGCGTCGGCATCCCGACCGGCATTTGGGCTTTCATCTTGATGCCAAACGGGCCGGTGTCCTGCACCGTACCCACCGGCACCTGCCAGACGATCTTCTGGGTCTTCAGGTCAATCGCGGAGAGCGTACCGAACGGCGGTTTCTGGCACGGAATGCCCAGCGGCGACATGAAGCGGTTTTTGTTCACCGCATACGGCGTGCCTTTCAGCGGTACCGCGCCCATGCCGGTGTTGATCGCCTCACCACCGTTGCTGCCACGGGAGATGGCGCTGGTGTCAGCCGGGATCATCTGCACCCACAGGCCCAGACGCATATCGTTGACGAAGATGTAGTGGTTGTTCGGGTCGGTCGACAGGCTACCCCAGTTCATGCCACCCAAGGAACCTGGGAAGCTGAGGGACTTGTCGGTGCCCGGCACGGTGAACAGGCCGTCATAACGCATGGACTTAAAGGCCACGCGGCAGACCAGCTGGTCAAACGGCGTTGCGCCCCACATGTCAGACTCTTTCAGGGTCTCCGAGCCAATCTGCGGCATACCTACCGAGAAGGGTTGGGTATCCGGGTACTGCTCATCCTTGATATCACCCTTCTTGACCGGCAGCTCTTTCACTTCGGTCAGTGGCTGGCCAGTCAGGCGATCCAGCACGAAGATCTGGCCCGACTTGGTGCCAAACACCACGGCTGGCTTGCTGCCGCCCGCTTTCTGCGGGAAGTCGATCAGGCTCGGCTGCATCGGCACGTCGAAGTCCCACAGATCGTTATGCACGGTCTGGTAGACCCACTTCTCTTTACCGGTGGCGGCATCCAGCGCCAGGATGGAGGTGGCGTATTTGTGGTCCAGCGGGGTGCGGTTGCCGCCCCACAGGTCAACGGAGGAGCTGCCCATCGGGATAAACACGGTGTTCATCGACGGATCATAGGACATCGGCGCCCAGGAGTTCGGGGTGCTGCGCGCGTAGTTCTGGCCCGGTTGCAGACGCATGTTCGGATCCTGGTTGCCCGGATCGAACGCCCAACGCATAGCACCGGTGATCACGTCAAAGCCGCGCAGCACGCCGCCCGGCATGTCAGTCTGCACGTTATCCGCGATACGGCCGCCCACCACCACAGTGGTGCCCGCGAGGGTCGGCGCGGAGGTCAGCTGGTACATTGGGTCTTTCGCATCACCCAGACCTGCTTTCAGATCAACTTCACCGTTGTTGCCGAAGGTCTGGCAGATCTGGCCGTTGTCCGCGTTGATGGCGATCAGGCGCGCGTCAATGGTGTTCATCACCAGACGGCGCTGGCAGGTGTCACCCGCTGGCAGTACCGGCGCCGGGACTGGCGTGGAGCCAGGCACGGAGGGCTGGGTCAGCGGCTGGGTGGCATCAAAGTAAGCCAGCCCACGGCAGCGGTTCCACACTTCCGCCTGCGCGTTCACTTCATGGCGCCAGATCTCTTTGCCACTGTCGGCATTCACGGCGATCACGTTGTTGTGCGGAGTACACAGGAAGATGCGGTCACCCACTTGCAGCGGGGTCTGCTGGTCTTCCGCGCCATTGCCGGTCGGGCTTTCTGGCACGTCGCCGGTGTGGAAGGTCCAGGCTACTTTCAGATCTTTCACGTTGTCACGGGTGATCTGATCCAGCGCGGCGAAGCGGCTGCCGCCCGGCGTGTTGCCGTAGTTTTCCCAGTTCTTCTGCTCTTTGGCCTTCTCAACCGGCACCAACGGAAGCGGTTTACCTTCAAACGCCACTGTCGGGTGCGGCTGGAACATCTGGAACAGGGTCACCACCATGCCGAGGGCGATCACGACCGCCGAAGCATAGGAGAAGGTTGCCAGCGGCGCTTTGCCTTCACGCTTGCGCAGCGCAGGCCAGGTGGCGAATGCCACGACCATCATGCCCGCCGGCACCATCAGGCGGGAAACCAGCGGCCAGAAGTCGAGGCCGACTTCCGCCAGCGCCCAGATCAGGGTGCCGACAAAGGCCGCCAGGAACAGCGCCACTGCGGTGGATTTGCGGCGGAAGAACTGGATTGCCGACAGCACAATCACGATACCCGCAATCAGGAAGTACCAGCTCCCGCCAAGGGCAGCCAACTTGCCCCCGCCGATGGCGAAGAACAGGCCGGTGGCGAGCAGCACCAGCCCAAACAGTACAGACCATATGCCCAGCGCCTTAGAACGGCGGGCAGTATTTTCAGCCATAACACTAACTCCTGGAGAAATCGCGTGGCGTCCATCCCTTCACCGGACGGCGAAGACGTGGATGTTCAGCACGTTATTTCGGGACATAAAAAAGACGGATTGTTTCCGAGGTAAACACATCATGAGGCAAAAAAGAGTGATAACTGCGGGGTGCCCCATAAAGCGGCAAGAGTGTACCACTTGGTACATATTAAAGTGAATAACCCATAACAGTAAGGCTACCTGTTAATAGCAATTTTGCTACAAAAAAACGGTAATTCTTTTGCCGAAGTGAGAGGAAGAACAAAGGGATGCCGGTATGACAGGGATGCAGAGAAATATTCTGCCGGAATGGCGTGTAACATTCCAGTGACAACAGAGTCGTAAGCCTTATCTTTCATTTGCTTATTTTGCCGCCCAATTCACCCCATTCGAATCATGTGGGTACATTTTGCTGGATTTGTGGTCAGTGCGGATAAAGGGAAAAATCGCAAGGGAGGGCATTGCCCTGAACGTCCCATAAAGGAGAGGCCCCTGACAGGCCGGACGGCCTATCAGGGGGGAGGCGCAACCATCAGATCTGTACCATACCGCCGTCAACAAACAGTTCGACGCCGTTGATATAGCTGGCATCTTCAGAGGCCAGGAACAGCACTGCCTTGGCGATCTCCTCGGGCTGGCCAACGCGCCCGGCCGGGATCAGCTCAGAGAGGGAGGCTTTGGTGCCCTCGGCCTGATCGCCACCGCCGAACAGTTCGTTCAGGCCAGCGGTTTCGGTGACGCCGGGGCTGATGGCGTTGACGCGGATGTGGCGCGGCTTCAGATCCAAAATCCAGTTGCGGGCGAAGTTGCGTACCGCCGCCTTGGTAGCGGAGTAGACGCTCAGCGCCGGTGTGCCGGAGATGCTGGTGGTTGAGGAGGTGAGCACCACCGCCGCGCCGTCGCGCAGCAGAGGCAGCGCCTTCTGTACGGTGAACAGCACACCCTTGACGTTGGTATCAAAGGTCTGCTGGTAGTGCTCCTCAGTGATCGCCCCCAGTGGCGCGAACTCCCCACCGCCGGCATTGGCTACCACCACGTCAATCTGGTCATGCTGTTGCTGCACGGCATCATACAGCCGGTCAATGTCTGCCAGTTTGCTCATGTCACCCTGTACGCCAGTTACCTTACCGGCGATCTGGCTGACTGCGCGGTCGAGTGTCTCCTGACGACGGCCAGTGATAAACACGGAGGCGCCTGCCGCCGCAAAAGCCTGTGCCGTTGCCAAACCAATACCGCTGGTGCCACCGGTAACCACTACTACTTTATTGTCGAAGGTCTGTGCCATTTTCGTATTCCTCATGATGTGTTGGGGGAGTGTGTTGCGTTGAAAACAGACTAACACTGGTTTGATCGTGCAAATAGTAGGCAATTATGGTACTCATCGTTCTTTTCATGGAACGATGGAGCGGCAATGCGTACTGACCTGAACGACTATCTCTACTTTGCGGAAGTGGTGGCGCACGGCGGTTTTGCCGCTGCCGGGCGGGCGCTGCATGAGCCAAAATCCAAGCTCAGCCGTCGGGTGGCGGGTCTGGAGGCACGGCTGGGCGTGCGGCTGATTGAGCGCACCAGCCGACGTTTTCAGGTGACCGAGGTAGGGCAGGCATTCTATGCCCACTGCCGCGCCATGCTACTGGAGGCGGAGCGGGCCGAGGCGGCGATCGCGGAAAGCCGCGCCGAGCCACATGGCCGCGTGCGGTTTAGCTGCCCGACCGGCATGGTGGAGGTGGTCTCCGGCATTGTCTCAGCGTTCCTCCACCGCTACCCCCGCGTCAAGCTCCAGCTGATCGCGCTTGACCGGCCAGTCGATCTGATTGGCGAGCGCATTGACGTGGCGCTGCGTATCCGCACCTCCCTGACCAGCGATGCCGAATTGATCATGCGTTCCCTCGGCCACTCCCGGCGCATTTTGGTGGCCGGGCCACATCTGGCCGCGCGGCTGGGTGCGGGCGTGGAGGCACTGGCGCACCTCCCCACGCTCGGCACCCATGACGAACCGGGTGAGATGGAGTGGCAGCTGGAGACGGAC
The nucleotide sequence above comes from Nissabacter sp. SGAir0207. Encoded proteins:
- a CDS encoding glucose/quinate/shikimate family membrane-bound PQQ-dependent dehydrogenase, with amino-acid sequence MAENTARRSKALGIWSVLFGLVLLATGLFFAIGGGKLAALGGSWYFLIAGIVIVLSAIQFFRRKSTAVALFLAAFVGTLIWALAEVGLDFWPLVSRLMVPAGMMVVAFATWPALRKREGKAPLATFSYASAVVIALGMVVTLFQMFQPHPTVAFEGKPLPLVPVEKAKEQKNWENYGNTPGGSRFAALDQITRDNVKDLKVAWTFHTGDVPESPTGNGAEDQQTPLQVGDRIFLCTPHNNVIAVNADSGKEIWRHEVNAQAEVWNRCRGLAYFDATQPLTQPSVPGSTPVPAPVLPAGDTCQRRLVMNTIDARLIAINADNGQICQTFGNNGEVDLKAGLGDAKDPMYQLTSAPTLAGTTVVVGGRIADNVQTDMPGGVLRGFDVITGAMRWAFDPGNQDPNMRLQPGQNYARSTPNSWAPMSYDPSMNTVFIPMGSSSVDLWGGNRTPLDHKYATSILALDAATGKEKWVYQTVHNDLWDFDVPMQPSLIDFPQKAGGSKPAVVFGTKSGQIFVLDRLTGQPLTEVKELPVKKGDIKDEQYPDTQPFSVGMPQIGSETLKESDMWGATPFDQLVCRVAFKSMRYDGLFTVPGTDKSLSFPGSLGGMNWGSLSTDPNNHYIFVNDMRLGLWVQMIPADTSAISRGSNGGEAINTGMGAVPLKGTPYAVNKNRFMSPLGIPCQKPPFGTLSAIDLKTQKIVWQVPVGTVQDTGPFGIKMKAQMPVGMPTLGGTLATQGGLVFIAGTQDYYLRAFDSSTGKEVWKARLPVGSQGGPMSYVSPTTGKQYILISAGGARQSPDRGDYVIAYALDK
- a CDS encoding SDR family NAD(P)-dependent oxidoreductase, with product MAQTFDNKVVVVTGGTSGIGLATAQAFAAAGASVFITGRRQETLDRAVSQIAGKVTGVQGDMSKLADIDRLYDAVQQQHDQIDVVVANAGGGEFAPLGAITEEHYQQTFDTNVKGVLFTVQKALPLLRDGAAVVLTSSTTSISGTPALSVYSATKAAVRNFARNWILDLKPRHIRVNAISPGVTETAGLNELFGGGDQAEGTKASLSELIPAGRVGQPEEIAKAVLFLASEDASYINGVELFVDGGMVQI
- a CDS encoding LysR family transcriptional regulator encodes the protein MRTDLNDYLYFAEVVAHGGFAAAGRALHEPKSKLSRRVAGLEARLGVRLIERTSRRFQVTEVGQAFYAHCRAMLLEAERAEAAIAESRAEPHGRVRFSCPTGMVEVVSGIVSAFLHRYPRVKLQLIALDRPVDLIGERIDVALRIRTSLTSDAELIMRSLGHSRRILVAGPHLAARLGAGVEALAHLPTLGTHDEPGEMEWQLETDTGDTHTLRHEPRMTCGDFTAVRAAAIDNLGIALLPDHICRAALEAGELVHLLPQWRGQQGLVHLVFTTRRGLPPAVRAFIDALATHFPSGVLVPTGRR